From the Natrarchaeobaculum aegyptiacum genome, one window contains:
- a CDS encoding aconitate hydratase: protein MGQTITEKILEDHLVDGDLETGEEIGIEIDQVLTQDTTGTMVWLQFEAMGLDEVQTEIAAQYCDHQTYQFDFKNTDDHRFLRSAAGTYGAYFSRPGNGICHNVHRENFAAPGKTLLGSDSHTPTPGGLGQLAIGAGGIDVTVAMGGAPYYIEMPEIVEVRLEGELPEWATAKDVILEMLRRLSVKGGVGKILEYTGPGVESLTAPERMTITNMGTELGATSSIFPTDEQTEDYLERVGRQEEYVELQPDDDAEYDDQIVVDLSDLEPLIAQPSMPDNVVPVREVAGEDVDQVIVGSCTNGAYEDILPAAKMLEGREVNPTTEMIVAPGSKQASEILAREGWVAEMMAAGVNFSEATCGACIGIGHVPASDSVSLRTFNRNFEGRSGIEDDNVYLCSPEVAAAAAITGEIVDPRDLADELEDLEDPGIELPDEYDASKVDLITPDEAVDDELVKGPNIGDVPLREDLDSDVEGEVLLKMEDNITTDHIIPATQDILMYRSNIEKLSEFTLSRVDDTFAERAQAADGGVLLAGENYGQGSSREHAAMCPMYLGVEAVLAQSFARIHRANLFNFGIVPLTIDEDTYADIDQGDEVEIVDDVHEAVTSGQEEFTIRVNGDDEYTATLDASARERDILAAGGKLAWTKAQAEEGGAGATPADD from the coding sequence ATGGGACAGACGATCACGGAGAAGATCCTCGAGGATCACCTCGTCGACGGTGACCTCGAGACCGGCGAGGAGATCGGGATCGAAATCGACCAGGTACTGACTCAGGACACCACCGGCACGATGGTCTGGCTCCAGTTCGAGGCGATGGGGCTGGACGAGGTCCAGACCGAAATCGCCGCTCAGTACTGTGATCACCAGACTTATCAATTCGACTTCAAAAACACCGACGACCACCGCTTCCTCCGTTCTGCCGCCGGCACCTACGGCGCGTACTTCTCCCGGCCGGGCAACGGCATCTGTCACAACGTCCATCGCGAGAACTTCGCCGCGCCCGGCAAGACGCTGCTTGGCTCTGACTCTCACACGCCGACCCCCGGCGGCCTCGGCCAGCTCGCCATCGGTGCCGGCGGGATCGACGTCACCGTCGCCATGGGCGGTGCCCCCTACTACATCGAGATGCCCGAGATCGTCGAAGTCCGCCTCGAGGGGGAACTCCCCGAGTGGGCCACCGCGAAAGACGTCATCCTCGAGATGCTCCGCCGTCTCTCCGTGAAAGGCGGCGTCGGAAAGATCCTCGAGTACACCGGTCCGGGCGTCGAGAGCCTCACCGCGCCCGAGCGGATGACGATCACCAACATGGGGACGGAACTCGGTGCGACCTCCTCGATCTTCCCGACCGACGAGCAGACCGAAGACTACCTCGAACGGGTCGGCCGCCAAGAGGAGTACGTCGAACTCCAGCCCGACGACGACGCCGAATACGACGACCAGATCGTCGTCGACCTCTCCGACCTCGAACCGCTGATCGCACAGCCGTCGATGCCCGACAACGTCGTCCCCGTCCGCGAGGTTGCAGGCGAAGACGTCGACCAGGTCATCGTCGGCTCCTGTACGAACGGTGCCTACGAGGACATCCTGCCGGCCGCGAAGATGCTCGAGGGTCGCGAAGTGAACCCGACGACCGAGATGATCGTCGCCCCCGGCTCCAAGCAGGCTTCGGAGATCCTCGCCCGCGAGGGCTGGGTCGCCGAGATGATGGCCGCGGGCGTTAACTTCTCGGAGGCGACCTGTGGGGCCTGTATCGGCATCGGCCACGTTCCCGCTTCTGACTCGGTCTCGCTGCGCACCTTCAACCGCAACTTCGAGGGTCGCTCGGGCATCGAAGACGACAACGTCTACCTCTGCAGCCCCGAGGTCGCCGCCGCCGCAGCGATCACCGGCGAAATCGTCGACCCACGGGACCTGGCCGACGAACTCGAGGACCTCGAAGACCCCGGTATCGAACTTCCAGACGAGTACGACGCCTCGAAGGTCGACCTCATCACACCCGACGAGGCCGTCGACGACGAACTGGTCAAGGGGCCGAACATCGGGGACGTCCCGCTTCGTGAGGACCTCGATTCGGACGTCGAAGGAGAGGTCCTCCTCAAGATGGAAGACAACATCACGACCGACCACATCATCCCCGCGACCCAGGACATCCTGATGTACCGGTCGAACATCGAGAAGCTCTCAGAGTTTACCCTCTCCCGGGTCGACGACACCTTCGCCGAGCGCGCACAGGCGGCCGACGGCGGCGTCCTGCTCGCCGGCGAGAACTACGGCCAGGGCTCTTCGCGCGAGCACGCCGCGATGTGTCCGATGTACCTCGGCGTCGAGGCCGTCCTCGCCCAGAGCTTCGCGCGAATCCACCGCGCGAACCTGTTCAACTTCGGTATCGTCCCGCTGACGATCGACGAGGACACCTACGCGGATATCGACCAGGGCGACGAGGTCGAGATCGTCGACGACGTCCACGAGGCCGTCACCTCCGGCCAGGAAGAGTTCACCATCCGCGTCAACGGCGACGACGAGTACACCGCTACGCTCGACGCCTCCGCGCGCGAACGCGACATCCTCGCCGCCGGCGGCAAACTCGCCTGGACCAAAGCCCAGGCCGAAGAGGGCGGTGCCGGCGCGACGCCCGCAGACGACTGA
- a CDS encoding enoyl-CoA hydratase/isomerase family protein, whose amino-acid sequence MTDAETLSSEDLAVSVSDDDLVVRATIDRPDRRNALNDGVIRGLSDVLEAADAGPTRVVVIRGAGGTFCSGGDLQEFPIGQGTQAYRENFGALSGLIERLQRTSALTVAAVEGHCLAGGLGLATACEFVLASDDASFGTPEVDVGLFPAQAMAPITRAATEKAALKLLFTGEHVDAAEAREMGLVTDVVAAEAFEADLESLVDTLAANSPVLIEMGKEAYYEQRDMDVASALAYLKEVIAMIAMSEDTEEGIDAFLTDREPDWRGR is encoded by the coding sequence ATGACCGACGCTGAGACACTCTCGAGTGAGGACCTCGCCGTTTCGGTCAGCGACGACGACCTCGTCGTCCGGGCGACGATCGATCGGCCGGACCGGCGAAACGCGCTGAACGACGGCGTCATCCGGGGGCTTTCCGACGTGCTCGAGGCGGCCGACGCGGGGCCGACCCGCGTGGTCGTGATCCGCGGGGCCGGTGGCACGTTCTGTTCCGGCGGCGACCTTCAGGAGTTCCCGATCGGTCAGGGTACCCAGGCCTATCGCGAGAATTTCGGTGCGCTCTCGGGGCTGATCGAGCGCCTCCAGCGGACGAGTGCGCTCACCGTCGCCGCCGTCGAGGGACACTGTCTCGCGGGCGGGCTGGGACTGGCGACGGCCTGTGAGTTCGTCCTCGCGAGCGACGATGCGAGCTTCGGGACGCCGGAGGTCGACGTCGGCCTCTTTCCAGCGCAGGCGATGGCACCGATCACCCGCGCGGCGACGGAGAAAGCCGCGCTGAAACTGCTGTTCACCGGCGAGCACGTCGACGCCGCCGAGGCTCGAGAGATGGGGCTCGTCACCGACGTCGTCGCTGCCGAGGCGTTCGAGGCCGACCTCGAGTCGCTGGTCGACACTCTCGCAGCGAACAGCCCGGTCCTGATCGAGATGGGCAAGGAGGCCTACTACGAGCAACGGGACATGGACGTCGCTAGCGCCCTCGCGTACCTCAAGGAGGTCATCGCCATGATCGCGATGAGCGAGGACACCGAGGAGGGGATCGACGCCTTCCTGACCGATCGCGAGCCCGACTGGCGGGGGCGCTAG
- a CDS encoding metal-dependent hydrolase has translation MLPPGHLGVAYLLYSLYAHVRFRRPPRQEPVLAVVVGSQFADLIDKPLWLLGVFPTGRDLGHSLLFAVVLLAAVYLVAFALERVETATAFAIAHLSHLAADLPPRFALGYPFGTEFLLWPLVPHHTFGYNERLFDPPAFVETVVTPLTDPVTFLAVEFVLFGLAVGLWLFDGRPGLEYVRNLSRR, from the coding sequence ATGCTTCCGCCCGGCCACCTCGGCGTCGCGTACCTGCTGTACTCGCTGTACGCACACGTCAGGTTTCGTCGGCCGCCGCGACAGGAACCGGTGCTGGCGGTCGTCGTCGGCTCCCAGTTCGCGGACCTGATCGACAAGCCACTCTGGTTGCTCGGCGTCTTCCCGACTGGCCGCGACCTCGGACACTCGTTGCTGTTCGCAGTCGTCTTGCTCGCGGCCGTCTACCTCGTCGCGTTCGCACTCGAGCGCGTCGAGACGGCGACCGCGTTCGCTATCGCCCACCTCTCTCACCTCGCTGCTGACCTCCCGCCCAGGTTCGCACTCGGCTATCCGTTCGGAACCGAGTTCCTGCTCTGGCCGCTCGTTCCCCACCACACGTTCGGCTACAACGAGCGGCTGTTCGACCCACCCGCTTTCGTCGAGACAGTCGTGACGCCGTTGACCGACCCCGTGACCTTTCTGGCCGTCGAGTTCGTTCTCTTCGGGCTCGCGGTCGGACTGTGGCTTTTCGACGGTCGCCCCGGCCTCGAGTACGTCCGCAATCTATCCCGTCGATGA
- a CDS encoding copper resistance protein CopD gives MVDEFIARTSHLIFAAIWAGSVFYVAFVVLPLARDGAFNSTKPLEGISGKLKTISRASAVVLFVTGGHLAGTGYTAEGLIQTRNGQLVIAMLVLWLVLAALVEVGAKRFESGLNGKKLREPASDALGLFRAAAIVAILLLVVSGAITSGFAASL, from the coding sequence ATGGTCGACGAGTTCATCGCACGGACGTCTCACCTCATCTTCGCCGCAATCTGGGCGGGGAGCGTCTTCTACGTCGCGTTCGTGGTCCTGCCACTCGCCCGCGACGGTGCGTTCAACTCCACGAAACCACTCGAGGGCATCTCCGGGAAACTGAAGACGATCTCTCGGGCGAGTGCGGTCGTGCTGTTCGTCACCGGCGGCCACCTCGCCGGGACCGGCTACACCGCCGAGGGGCTGATCCAGACGCGAAACGGCCAGCTCGTCATCGCGATGCTCGTCCTCTGGCTGGTGCTGGCCGCACTCGTCGAGGTCGGTGCCAAGCGCTTCGAATCGGGGCTCAACGGCAAGAAGCTTCGCGAACCCGCCAGTGACGCGCTCGGACTGTTCCGCGCCGCAGCGATCGTCGCCATCCTCCTGCTCGTCGTTTCCGGCGCGATCACGTCGGGATTCGCGGCCAGCCTGTAG
- the lysA gene encoding diaminopimelate decarboxylase: MTDLEESPAVRRLDDWNLPRLESLAEEYDTPLYVIDLDRVKANYTRFAAAFPDAEVMYAAKAHTGKAVLEAVLEAGGEIECAAWGELQRSIDAGADPNELQYTAVNPPDHDLDYAVDLADEAPGLTITIGATDTLDRLAERGYDGRIAIRINPGIGTGHHEKVATGADAKFGIPYEQVPEVADRVREEFDLVGLHAHAGSGVLTDGLEEHCRAIERVGEMARRVGDADLEFVDVGGGYGVPYREDEAPLDLEKTSEMVREAVGDLEATLKLEPGRYVVADAGLILTEVNTIKEAPDATVVGVDASLATLIRPAMFGSYHPMLNVTAPDRESIEATVGGPVCTSADVFAHDRPLARPERCDIVAIGNAGSYGYELASQFHSQPRPAEVALEDGEDRVVRRRETLEDVTRVEQ; the protein is encoded by the coding sequence ATGACCGATCTCGAGGAGTCGCCGGCGGTGCGCCGGCTCGACGACTGGAACCTGCCGCGACTCGAGTCGCTGGCCGAGGAGTACGACACGCCGCTGTACGTGATCGACCTCGATCGCGTGAAGGCGAACTACACCCGTTTTGCGGCCGCGTTCCCCGACGCCGAGGTGATGTACGCGGCGAAGGCACACACCGGGAAGGCCGTTCTCGAGGCCGTTCTCGAGGCTGGCGGCGAGATCGAGTGTGCCGCGTGGGGCGAGCTCCAGCGCTCGATCGACGCGGGTGCGGACCCGAACGAACTGCAGTATACGGCCGTCAACCCGCCGGATCACGACCTCGATTACGCGGTCGACCTCGCCGACGAGGCACCGGGGCTGACGATCACGATCGGCGCGACCGACACGCTCGACCGGCTGGCCGAACGGGGCTACGACGGTCGAATCGCCATCCGGATCAACCCCGGTATCGGCACGGGCCACCACGAGAAGGTCGCCACGGGTGCCGACGCGAAGTTCGGCATCCCCTACGAGCAGGTTCCCGAGGTGGCCGACCGCGTCCGCGAGGAGTTCGACCTCGTCGGTCTGCACGCCCACGCCGGCAGCGGCGTCCTCACCGATGGACTCGAGGAACACTGCCGGGCGATCGAACGCGTCGGCGAGATGGCCCGCCGCGTCGGCGACGCGGACCTCGAGTTCGTCGACGTCGGCGGCGGCTACGGCGTTCCCTACCGCGAGGACGAAGCGCCACTCGACCTCGAGAAGACCTCGGAGATGGTCCGTGAGGCCGTTGGCGACCTCGAGGCGACACTCAAACTCGAGCCCGGCCGGTACGTCGTCGCCGATGCGGGGCTCATCCTCACCGAGGTGAACACGATCAAGGAAGCTCCCGACGCGACCGTCGTCGGTGTCGACGCCAGCCTCGCGACGCTCATCCGCCCGGCGATGTTCGGCTCCTACCACCCCATGCTGAACGTCACCGCGCCCGATCGCGAGTCGATCGAGGCGACCGTCGGCGGGCCGGTCTGTACCAGCGCCGACGTCTTCGCCCACGACCGCCCGCTCGCTCGCCCGGAGCGTTGCGACATCGTCGCGATCGGCAACGCCGGCTCCTACGGCTACGAACTCGCGAGCCAGTTCCACTCCCAGCCCCGGCCCGCCGAGGTCGCCCTCGAGGACGGCGAGGATCGCGTCGTCCGTCGGCGAGAGACGCTCGAGGACGTCACACGCGTCGAACAGTAA
- a CDS encoding CBS domain-containing protein encodes MVEDVVTCDGETTLETVAERMLGRDVGSVVVTNDGNPYGIVTESDLIHAAYHTGRPLAEIPTHRVASHPLVTVDPGQPIGTAIDRMRSENIKKLVVVDDLEVVGIVTTYDLIRRWGDVSADIREIERGRVRRSDKWSTQQ; translated from the coding sequence ATGGTCGAGGACGTAGTGACCTGCGACGGAGAGACGACGCTCGAGACCGTCGCCGAGCGAATGCTCGGGCGAGACGTCGGGAGCGTCGTCGTAACGAACGACGGCAATCCCTACGGGATCGTCACCGAGTCGGATCTCATCCACGCGGCCTACCATACCGGGCGGCCGCTCGCCGAGATACCGACCCACCGGGTGGCGAGTCATCCGCTGGTGACGGTCGACCCCGGACAGCCGATCGGAACGGCGATCGACCGGATGCGATCGGAGAACATCAAGAAACTCGTCGTCGTGGATGATCTCGAGGTGGTCGGCATCGTGACGACCTACGACCTGATCCGCCGATGGGGCGACGTGAGTGCGGATATCCGGGAGATCGAACGCGGTCGCGTCCGTCGTTCTGACAAGTGGTCGACCCAGCAGTGA
- a CDS encoding deoxyuridine 5'-triphosphate nucleotidohydrolase, with protein MFRSGAFVAEFVSPATDEQVQPNGVDLTLDVVFEQLEPGRIRRDGKEIGDRVARPLEELEEKFPDTYYLPKGVYVARYGEQIQIPDGHVGFVYPRSSLMRNSCMLNTAVWDAGYEGRGEGLLQVHHDIEIERGARIAQLVFAEANHEDVYDGSYQGENLE; from the coding sequence ATGTTCCGTTCCGGGGCGTTCGTCGCCGAGTTCGTCTCGCCAGCGACAGACGAGCAGGTTCAGCCCAACGGCGTCGACCTCACCCTCGACGTCGTCTTCGAACAGCTCGAGCCGGGGCGTATCCGGCGCGACGGGAAGGAGATCGGCGACCGGGTCGCCCGCCCGCTCGAGGAACTCGAAGAGAAGTTCCCGGACACCTACTACCTGCCGAAGGGGGTCTACGTCGCTCGCTACGGCGAGCAGATCCAGATTCCCGACGGGCACGTCGGGTTCGTCTACCCGCGATCGTCGCTGATGCGCAACTCCTGTATGCTCAACACGGCCGTCTGGGACGCCGGCTACGAGGGTCGCGGCGAGGGCCTGTTGCAGGTCCACCACGACATCGAGATCGAACGCGGTGCCCGGATCGCCCAACTGGTGTTCGCCGAGGCGAATCACGAGGACGTCTACGACGGGAGCTATCAGGGCGAGAACCTCGAGTGA
- a CDS encoding 3-keto-5-aminohexanoate cleavage protein, with the protein MTGTTDFYARQASTKGNDPETVVVSAALTGALTTREQCPAIPYTPTEIAEEAAAAREAGAAVAHIHARTAEGAPTFDVDTYQEIHDAVRDRTDIVLNFSTGAIDVPLEDRLEYVQSVGPEVAALNMGSMNYAKYSDSREDYVFDMIFENPFSEIRDLLAGMNEAGVTPELECFDTGHVGNTRPLLKEGVLERPFHVSLIMGVLGGIPATVENLVHQVRQLPDDSTWQVIGISQDQWPLASAAAAMGGNVRVGLEDNFYRPNGEMAESNAELVEDAVELVRTVGREPATPDEAREILGVER; encoded by the coding sequence ATGACTGGAACCACCGACTTCTACGCCCGGCAGGCCTCGACGAAGGGCAACGACCCCGAGACGGTCGTCGTTTCGGCGGCGCTGACCGGCGCGCTGACGACCCGCGAGCAGTGTCCGGCCATTCCCTATACGCCCACGGAGATCGCCGAAGAAGCCGCCGCGGCGCGCGAGGCCGGCGCTGCCGTCGCCCACATCCACGCCCGCACCGCCGAGGGCGCACCGACGTTCGACGTCGACACCTACCAGGAAATTCACGACGCGGTTCGCGATCGGACCGACATCGTACTCAACTTCTCGACGGGAGCGATCGACGTCCCACTCGAGGACCGCCTCGAGTACGTCCAGTCGGTCGGCCCCGAGGTCGCCGCGCTCAACATGGGCTCGATGAACTACGCGAAGTACTCCGACTCCCGCGAGGACTACGTCTTCGACATGATCTTCGAGAACCCATTCTCGGAGATCCGCGACCTGCTCGCGGGGATGAACGAGGCCGGCGTGACGCCCGAACTCGAGTGTTTCGACACGGGTCACGTCGGGAACACTCGACCCCTGCTGAAGGAAGGGGTTCTCGAGCGACCGTTCCACGTGAGCCTGATCATGGGCGTTCTCGGCGGGATTCCCGCCACGGTCGAGAATCTGGTCCACCAGGTCCGTCAGTTGCCCGACGACTCCACCTGGCAGGTCATCGGCATCAGTCAGGACCAGTGGCCACTGGCCTCCGCCGCGGCTGCGATGGGGGGCAACGTCCGCGTCGGCCTCGAGGACAACTTCTACCGGCCGAACGGCGAGATGGCCGAGAGCAACGCCGAGCTCGTCGAAGACGCCGTCGAGCTGGTTCGCACCGTCGGCCGCGAACCCGCAACGCCCGACGAG
- a CDS encoding M20 family metallopeptidase, producing the protein MSFDVDSFHAEAVSTPSHEDVSAMRSLLCETLRDHGLEPEVDDLGNVLASKDGADDGPHLVLNTHIDTVAPHVPYERDGDVVRGRGACDAKGPLAALLAAFLRVDPTAGTLTLAITPDEETLMTGAAGLQERLSADGFVVGEPTDLDVCIAARGQCEGTITITGESGHAASVPAERNAVFGLSSVLETLRRYDAEAGPGADDVLGAPKLTATMLEAGEAPNRVPDACRLTFDRRSVPPETSESFRDDLEAFLEECVPDALSLSVDLIRPDTPFPPAFVTDPDADLVQTLQEASGGEVRPFGAATEAGFFAVDAPTAVFGPGVLADDEGGVAHAEREYVHLSDVEAAADALEATLRAVCG; encoded by the coding sequence ATGTCCTTCGACGTCGACTCCTTCCACGCCGAGGCCGTCTCGACTCCGTCCCACGAGGACGTCTCAGCAATGCGTTCACTGCTCTGTGAGACGCTTCGGGACCACGGTCTCGAGCCAGAGGTCGACGACCTTGGGAACGTGCTGGCGAGCAAGGATGGGGCAGACGACGGTCCACACCTCGTCCTGAACACTCACATCGACACGGTCGCACCGCACGTCCCCTACGAACGCGACGGCGACGTCGTCCGTGGACGCGGTGCCTGTGACGCCAAGGGTCCACTCGCCGCCTTGCTCGCGGCATTTTTGCGGGTCGACCCCACGGCCGGCACGCTGACGCTCGCGATCACACCCGACGAGGAGACGCTGATGACCGGGGCGGCCGGACTTCAGGAGCGACTCTCCGCCGATGGTTTCGTCGTGGGCGAACCCACCGATCTCGACGTCTGCATCGCCGCCCGCGGTCAGTGTGAAGGGACGATCACGATCACCGGCGAGAGCGGCCACGCCGCGAGCGTCCCTGCCGAGCGAAACGCCGTTTTCGGCCTCTCGAGCGTTCTCGAGACGCTCCGCCGCTACGACGCCGAAGCCGGTCCGGGCGCAGACGACGTCCTCGGCGCACCGAAGCTGACGGCGACGATGCTCGAGGCCGGTGAGGCTCCCAACCGCGTGCCCGACGCGTGCCGGCTCACGTTCGACCGTCGTAGCGTCCCGCCGGAGACGAGCGAGTCGTTCCGCGACGACCTCGAGGCGTTTCTCGAGGAGTGTGTTCCCGACGCGCTCTCGCTCTCGGTCGACCTCATCCGACCCGATACGCCGTTCCCGCCAGCGTTCGTGACCGACCCGGACGCCGACCTGGTCCAGACCCTGCAGGAGGCAAGCGGCGGCGAGGTGCGACCGTTCGGCGCGGCGACGGAGGCCGGGTTCTTCGCCGTCGACGCACCGACGGCCGTCTTCGGACCCGGCGTGCTGGCCGACGACGAGGGCGGAGTCGCCCACGCCGAACGCGAGTACGTCCACCTCTCGGACGTCGAGGCCGCTGCGGACGCACTCGAGGCGACGCTCCGGGCAGTCTGTGGCTGA
- a CDS encoding CBS domain-containing protein: protein MGLRVADVMTTDVGTCDAETTLETVTAAMLKNRVGSVVVTDDGNPSGIVTETDVIGAAYSTGDPLTAISTRAVASHPLVTIDDSRTIRETIARMETEGVKKLVVVDGLSIVAIVTMGDVVRHFDEISTEIRHLERRRIDRTPDWAGE from the coding sequence ATGGGACTTCGTGTGGCAGACGTCATGACGACTGACGTGGGGACCTGCGACGCGGAGACGACGCTCGAGACGGTCACAGCGGCGATGCTGAAAAACCGGGTCGGGAGCGTCGTCGTCACCGACGACGGGAACCCGTCCGGGATCGTCACCGAGACTGACGTGATCGGCGCTGCCTACAGTACCGGCGACCCGCTCACAGCAATCTCGACTCGAGCAGTCGCCAGTCATCCGCTCGTGACGATCGACGATTCGCGAACGATCAGGGAAACCATCGCTCGGATGGAAACGGAAGGCGTCAAGAAACTCGTGGTCGTCGACGGCCTCTCTATCGTCGCCATCGTGACGATGGGTGACGTCGTCAGACACTTCGACGAGATCAGTACCGAAATTCGCCATCTCGAGCGGCGACGAATCGATCGAACCCCCGACTGGGCTGGCGAGTGA
- a CDS encoding TIGR03571 family LLM class oxidoreductase — MPSGHENAGYRRLFDGDGMTVGTGFPLTGTRESTPDVAAELELAALAESLGYDALWARDVPTYWPKFGDAGQTFDTWPWLSHVAAHTDEIALGTSSVVLTLRHPLHVAKSAATVDRLSGGRLVMGIASGDRDPEYPAFGVDRDERSRLFREAVETLRTVWREDYPELEGQWGTLEGDLDVVPSPVEESIPLLPTGHSRQTTEWIADHGDGWLFYHLPDRTLESYIGDWRADAGEKPFAIAVRVGLADDPTAEPEPLHLGYHAGAEWFREYFHRLDAIGLDHVIVSLEGDDRAGALEEFADEILADL; from the coding sequence ATGCCTTCCGGACACGAGAACGCCGGCTACCGGCGACTGTTCGACGGAGATGGGATGACCGTCGGAACCGGCTTTCCCCTGACCGGGACGCGGGAGTCGACGCCCGACGTCGCGGCCGAACTCGAGCTCGCCGCGCTCGCCGAATCGCTCGGCTACGACGCCCTCTGGGCCCGCGACGTCCCGACCTACTGGCCCAAATTCGGCGACGCCGGCCAGACCTTCGATACCTGGCCGTGGCTCTCCCACGTCGCCGCCCACACCGACGAGATCGCACTCGGTACCTCGAGCGTCGTGCTCACGCTCCGCCACCCACTCCACGTCGCCAAGTCCGCCGCGACCGTCGACCGGCTCTCCGGGGGTCGGCTCGTGATGGGGATCGCCTCCGGCGACCGCGACCCCGAGTACCCCGCGTTCGGCGTCGACCGTGACGAGCGTAGCCGCCTCTTCAGGGAGGCTGTCGAGACGCTTCGGACGGTCTGGCGCGAGGACTACCCCGAACTCGAGGGGCAGTGGGGCACGCTGGAGGGCGACCTCGACGTCGTCCCCTCGCCCGTCGAAGAGTCGATTCCGCTGTTGCCGACCGGCCACTCCCGCCAGACCACCGAGTGGATCGCCGACCACGGCGACGGCTGGCTGTTCTACCACCTCCCCGACCGGACCCTCGAGTCCTACATCGGCGACTGGCGGGCTGACGCCGGCGAGAAACCGTTCGCTATCGCCGTTCGTGTCGGCCTCGCGGACGATCCGACGGCCGAGCCGGAACCGCTGCACCTCGGCTACCACGCGGGTGCAGAGTGGTTCCGCGAGTATTTCCACCGTCTCGACGCGATCGGGCTCGATCACGTCATCGTCAGCCTCGAGGGCGACGACCGGGCCGGTGCACTCGAGGAGTTCGCCGACGAGATTCTCGCGGACCTGTAG